TTCCAAGTTCAGAATGCGGTGAAGGGGCTCTTCTCGCCGCGAATGGCGTCTATTACTACTCTTGGACAGGCGCAAGCACGTTCACCAATGTGTTAGATCCGATTGACGCGCCGATGGCGATTTTGGGTTTGGCATTTAGTGAGCCAAGCGATGGTCTGGTCAGTACATGCAGTGCGCACTTGGGCAAAGTGATCCGCGATGACTACAAAATGAATCATTTAGATGAAATCAATGGCCTGCTTGGCATTCATCATCTGTTTGAGACCGATCCGGTTACCTTGTATCGTCAGCATGCGAATCGTTTGAAACTGCAGGGTTTGTAAGGATAGCCAATGAAAAAGACCGTATTGAGCATAATTATTGTGATCGCCTTGGGGAGCTTCATTGCGGTCTTTTATCCAACGGCAGAACAAGCTGCGGTGCAAGACATTCGCACCGCAGCTCAAAAGGATACCGAGCTCGATATCGCCTCTGGCCGGGCGCTAATGGAGTACTCTCTCAGCGCTTTGGGTGAAAAACCGTTGCATCAGATCCAAAGTGAATTCACCGCGCTTGGTGAAGTGATTCAACCATTGCAAATTGACGAGCGTCTGTTTGCGACCTATTTGCAATATAAGCAAGCACTCGTTGAGTTAGAGCCCAATTGGAGTGCGCTCGATAGCGTTGCCTTTACCGAGTTACACCAATCTTTGTTGGCGTTACAGCAGCGCTTTTTTACCGACGAGCAAATTGCACTGCTTTTTGCCGAAGAAAATCAGTTGAGAGCCCTCGCGATAGAGAAAATGCGCCTGCAGAGCAGCACACTCAGCCAGCAAGAGCAGCAGGCCATGTGGCAAGCTCAATTAGCTGATTTACCAGAGTATATTCAGCAAAGTGATGCGAATCGCAGGTTGATTGGTGAACTTAGCCAAACTGAGCAAGAGGACAGGCAAACGGCCTACTTAAAGCGAGCTGAGTTGGTGGGAGACGCTGGGGCGCAGCGGTTGAGTCAACTCGACGCCCAGCGCCAGCAGTTTGCCGATGAGTTGCAGAGCTATATGCTTGCCCGCAGCGATATTCTACAGGCAGATTTTCTTAGCACAGAACAAAAGCAGCAGCAGATTGAGGCGCTGCGAGCCAGCCGCTTTGCCCAAAAGCAGTGGCGACGAGTCGAAGCGTTAGAGCGCATTCAAGACGCATCGCAATCTGTAAACTAAAAGAGCAGGGGA
This Vibrio navarrensis DNA region includes the following protein-coding sequences:
- a CDS encoding lipase secretion chaperone, with translation MKKTVLSIIIVIALGSFIAVFYPTAEQAAVQDIRTAAQKDTELDIASGRALMEYSLSALGEKPLHQIQSEFTALGEVIQPLQIDERLFATYLQYKQALVELEPNWSALDSVAFTELHQSLLALQQRFFTDEQIALLFAEENQLRALAIEKMRLQSSTLSQQEQQAMWQAQLADLPEYIQQSDANRRLIGELSQTEQEDRQTAYLKRAELVGDAGAQRLSQLDAQRQQFADELQSYMLARSDILQADFLSTEQKQQQIEALRASRFAQKQWRRVEALERIQDASQSVN